The Pygocentrus nattereri isolate fPygNat1 chromosome 1, fPygNat1.pri, whole genome shotgun sequence genome window below encodes:
- the pah gene encoding phenylalanine-4-hydroxylase isoform X2, whose translation MMESMYLEEKIYKSGVLSCIFSLKEEVGALAKALKLFEEKGINLTHIESRPSRTNKQEYEFFISVDTACSRALDDVINSLRTQITGQVHELSRNKKKDTVPWFPTTIQDLDRFANQILSYGSELDADHPGFTDPVYRARRKEFADIAYNYRHGQPIPRVEYTEAEKATWGTVFKELKELYPTHACHEHNRVFPLLEEYCGYREDNIPQLEDVSRYLQSCTGFRLRPVAGLLSSRDFLAGLAFRVFHSTQYIRHGSNPMYTPEPDICHELLGHVPLFADPSFAQFSQEIGLASLAAPDEYIEKLATVYWFTVEFGLCKQGSEIKAYGAGLLSSFGELQYCLTDKPKVLPFEPEKTCMQKYPITEFQPIYFVAESFEDGKEKVRKYASTIPRPFSVRYNAYTQSIEVLDSMQQLRNLANNINSEVGTLCSALRKME comes from the exons GAAAAAGGGATCAACCTGACACACATCGAGTCGCGCCCGTCGCGCACGAACAAGCAGGAGTACGAGTTCTTCATCAGCGTGGACACGGCCTGCTCCAGGGCCCTGGACGACGTCATTAACAGCCTGCGCACCCAAATCACCGGCCAGGTGCACGAGCTGTCTCGCAACAAGAAGAAAGACACag TCCCATGGTTCCCCACAACCATCCAGGACCTGGACCGATTTGCCAATCAGATTTTGAGCTATGGCTCTGAGCTGGATGCTGATCACCCG GGCTTCACGGACCCGGTCTACAGGGCCAGGCGGAAGGAATTTGCTGACATCGcctacaattacagaca CGGTCAGCCCATCCCGCGCGTGGAGTACACGGAGGCGGAGAAAGCCACGTGGGGGACGGTGTTCAAGGAGCTGAAGGAGCTGTACCCGACTCACGCCTGCCACGAGCACAACCGCGTCTTCCCGCTGCTGGAGGAGTACTGCGGCTACCGCGAGGACAACATCCCCCAGCTGGAGGACGTCTCGCGCTACCTGCAGT CATGCACCGGTTTCCGTTTGCGGCCCGTGGCAGGGCTGCTGTCTTCTCGTGACTTCCTGGCTGGTCTGGCTTTCCGTGTGTTCCATTCCACTCAGTATATCCGGCACGGCTCCAATCCCATGTACACGCCGGAGCC agACATCTGCCATGAGCTGCTGGGACACGTTCCTCTGTTTGCTGACCCCAGTTTTGCTCAGTTCTCACAG GAAATTGGCTTGGCTTCCTTGGCTGCCCCAGATGAGTACATTGAGAAGCTTGCAACA GTCTACTGGTTCACCGTGGAGTTCGGGCTTTGCAAGCAAGGCAGTGAAATCAAGGCCTATGGAGCAGGACTGCTTTCATCATTTGGGGAGCTGCAG TACTGTTTAACTGACAAGCCAAAGGTTCTGCCCTTCGAGCCAGAGAAGACCTGCATGCAGAAATACCCCATCACCGAGTTCCAGCCGATCTACTTCGTGGCTGAAAGCTTTGAGGATGGCAAAGAGAAAGTCAG GAAGTACGCGTCCACCATTCCGAGACCGTTCTCTGTGCGCTACAATGCCTACACTCAGAGCATTGAGGTTCTGGACAGCATGCAGCAGCTGAGGAACCTGGCTAACAACATCAACA GTGAGGTGGGAACCCTGTGCAGCGCTCTGCGGAAGATGGAGTAG
- the th2 gene encoding tyrosine hydroxylase 2, with amino-acid sequence MKTDGAAQSAPFTGRKRSLIEDARRDRDRERDRASSSASPGPSLSSDSFVFEEEKSAKVTINLLFALKNEKNAGFFKAGKVFETFEAKLLHLESRPGRRSKNSPSDDLEFFMKCEVHSSDIEIFINSLKRVADDVRIAQDEKVPWFPRKISDLDKCNHLITKYDPDLDQDHPGFSDPEYRKRRAQISELAFNFKHGDPLPYVEYTPEEVATWREVYRTLTAIYSSHACRQFLEGLQQLERECGYGEDKIPQLRDVSAFLKDRTGFQLRPVAGLLSARDFLASLAFRVFQCTQYIRHSSAPMHSPEPDCCHELLGHIPMLTDREFAQFSQEIGLASLGASDEDIEKLSTLYWFTVEFGLCKQNGAVKAYGAGLLSSYGELLYALSNEPEYKPFNPVETAVQPYQDQTFQPVYFVSQSFEDAKNKMRQYSSTIQKPFSIRYDPYTCCIEVLDNPCKIQNVLGQMREELKILHSALERLGQC; translated from the exons ATGAAGACGGACGGCGCGGCGCAGAGCGCGCCCTTCACCGGCCGGAAGAGGAGCCTGATCGAGGACGCGCGCAGGGAcagggacagggagagggacaggGCGAGCAGCTCGGCCTCTCCGGGTCCGTCTCTCAGCTCGGACAGCTTCGTGTTCGAGGAGGAGAAGAGCGCCAAGGTCACCATCAACCTGCTCTTCGCCCTGAAGAACGAGAAGAACGCGGGCTTCTTCAAGGCCGGCAAAGTGTTCGAG ACATTCGAAGCCAAGCTCCTCCATCTGGAGAGCCGACCAGGCAGGAGGTCCAAAAACAGCCCGTCGGACGACCTGGAGTTCTTCATGAAGTGTGAAGTGCACAGCTCTGATATCGAGATCTTCATCAACTCTTTAAAACGAGTGGCGGACGACGTGAGGATCGCGCAGGACGAGAAGG TTCCATGGTTTCCACGAAAGATCAGCGACCTGGACAAATGCAACCACCTGATTACCAAGTATGACCCTGATCTGGACCAAGACCATCCA GGCTTCAGTGATCCTgaatacagaaagagaagagcacaAATCTCTGAACTGGCTTTCAACTTCAAACA TGGTGACCCGCTACCGTACGTTGAGTACACTCCAGAGGAGGTTGCCACTTG GAGGGAAGTGTACAGGACTCTGACTGCTATCTACTCAAGTCACGCATGCAGGCAGTTCCTGGAGGGCCTGCAGCAGCTGGAGAGGGAATGCGGATATGGAGAGGACAAAATCCCTCAGCTCAGAGACGTGTCGGCTTTCCTGAAAG ATAGAACGGGCTTTCAGTTGCGTCCAGTGGCCGGGCTGCTGTCTGCGCGCGACTTCTTGGCGAGCCTGGCGTTCCGAGTGTTCCAGTGCACCCAGTATATTCGGCATTCCTCAGCCCCCATGCACTCGCCTGAGCC aGACTGCTGTCATGAACTGCTTGGTCACATCCCCATGCTCACAGACAGGGAGTTCGCTCAGTTCTCACAG GAGATCGGTCTCGCCTCCCTTGGAGCGTCTGATGAAGATATTGAGAAGCTGTCCACA CTGTACTGGTTCACTGTTGAGTTCGGGCTGTGTAAGCAGAACGGGGCAGTGAAGGCCTACGGTGCTGGCCTGTTGTCCTCCTACGGAGAACTTCTG TACGCTCTCTCCAATGAACCTGAATACAAACCATTCAACCCTGTTGAGACGGCGGTCCAGCCCTACCAGGATCAGACATTCCAGCCCGTGTACTTTGTGTCCCAAAGCTTCGAGGACGCCAAGAACAAGATGAG GCAATATTCATCCACCATCCAGAAGCCTTTCTCCATCAGATATGACCCCTACACCTGCTGCATAGAGGTCCTGGACAACCCCTGCAAGATCCAGAACGTTCTGGGCCAGATGAGGGAAGAACTGAAGATTCTACACAGTGCATTAGAGAGACTGGGCCAATGCTGA